A region of Deinococcus rubellus DNA encodes the following proteins:
- a CDS encoding DUF937 domain-containing protein yields MDILNMIGLGQNQTAQLGQQLGVAPDQMTSALEAAVPLLLSQMGHNAQDPQQADSLSQALDQHDGSAIDQVQQGQLPDLQDGQAIMGHVFGGQQNAAVNAVSQRAGISPQIAMQIISMVAPLVMGYLSRNRNSGGGGLGGNLGGLGGILSSVLGGGAAGGLGNILGGLLGGGQAQQPQYQQPQYQQPQQTQSNSGGLGDLGGMLGSIFGGGGQPQQSGTSSGGVGLEPVNQQPGNQSGSNPLEDLIGMFGGNRR; encoded by the coding sequence ATGGATATCCTCAATATGATCGGCCTCGGCCAGAACCAGACGGCGCAGCTCGGCCAGCAACTCGGTGTGGCTCCGGACCAGATGACCTCGGCACTGGAAGCCGCCGTACCGCTGCTGCTCAGCCAGATGGGCCACAACGCCCAGGACCCGCAGCAGGCCGACTCGCTCTCGCAGGCGCTTGACCAGCACGACGGCAGCGCCATCGACCAGGTGCAGCAGGGCCAGCTCCCCGATCTGCAAGACGGTCAGGCCATCATGGGTCACGTCTTCGGCGGGCAGCAAAACGCCGCCGTGAACGCGGTCAGCCAGCGCGCCGGGATCAGCCCGCAGATCGCCATGCAGATCATCTCGATGGTGGCCCCGCTGGTCATGGGCTACCTCAGCCGCAACCGCAATTCGGGCGGCGGCGGGCTGGGCGGCAATCTGGGCGGCCTGGGCGGCATCCTGAGCAGCGTCCTGGGCGGCGGCGCAGCGGGCGGTCTGGGCAACATTCTCGGCGGCCTGCTGGGCGGCGGCCAGGCCCAGCAACCCCAATACCAGCAACCCCAATACCAGCAACCCCAGCAGACCCAGTCAAACTCCGGCGGGCTGGGCGATCTCGGCGGCATGCTCGGCAGCATCTTCGGCGGCGGTGGGCAGCCGCAGCAGTCCGGCACTTCATCTGGTGGGGTCGGCCTGGAGCCGGTCAACCAGCAGCCCGGCAACCAGAGCGGCAGCAACCCGCTCGAAGACCTGATCGGGATGTTCGGCGGCAATCGGCGCTGA
- a CDS encoding RelA/SpoT family protein has protein sequence MEFLRPLIAERPPEERDKLEAAYAFARDAHQGVNRKSGEPYITHPVAVAHILSELGLDTDAIAAGFLHDTVEDVEGVTFAMIEEQFGADVRRIVEGETKVSKLTKLSANLQDEQAENLRQMLIAMTGDIRIIIVKLADRLHNMRTLASMKPEKQQRIARETLEIFAPLAHRLGIGQIKWELEDLSFKYLDPDAYSYLQSRLRTRQEEREAHILQAIEQLRTELADDIELSEWVEEEDIAGRSKHLWSIHNKMQKEGKALEQIFDLLAIRLILTPKPVSAPPGRQKDRAEEAREKRVCYHSLGIVHSMWSPIPGRFKDYIAVPKPNGYQSLHTTVISQGGQPIEVQIRSRRMHMVAEFGVAAHWMYKQGSTLAHREREDWLSQMRQLQQDFTDASDFVDAVKNDILGGRVFVFTPRGDTVSLPQGATPVDFAYHIHSRIGDTTIGARVNSSIVSLSHKLKNGDMVEIVTNKSSTPSRDWLNFATTRSARSKIRHHFRILERGEALQNGHDVLEKYLRKRQLPVRQLMRTKILEDVSVKLAGSRNPDDLYLAIHAGKLTPGAVARALAPQLEQEQRPVRAPMPRPVEPGGVYVEGFSTVTKLAHCCSPIRGDQVMGYLTRGRGVTVHRIDCPNMVRLLKFEPERCVAASWNPGQRGNTIVDIDVVAADRSGLLSDVLSLLAALKHSPMKVGAGVGADSVAHIALRLAVEDQAELMGLANQLRGIDSVLDVLRVGRGNKSVPKS, from the coding sequence ATGGAATTCCTCCGCCCGCTGATCGCGGAGCGCCCGCCAGAAGAACGGGACAAACTTGAAGCCGCTTACGCCTTTGCCCGCGACGCCCACCAGGGCGTGAACCGCAAGAGCGGCGAGCCGTACATCACCCATCCGGTGGCGGTGGCGCACATCCTGTCGGAGCTGGGACTCGACACCGACGCCATCGCGGCGGGCTTCCTGCACGACACGGTGGAGGATGTGGAAGGCGTCACCTTCGCCATGATCGAGGAGCAGTTCGGCGCGGACGTGCGGCGGATCGTGGAAGGCGAGACCAAGGTCAGCAAACTGACCAAGCTGAGTGCCAACCTGCAAGACGAGCAGGCCGAGAACCTGCGCCAGATGCTGATCGCCATGACCGGCGACATCCGCATCATCATCGTCAAGCTGGCCGACCGACTGCACAACATGCGGACGCTGGCGTCCATGAAGCCGGAAAAGCAGCAGCGCATCGCCCGCGAGACGCTCGAAATTTTCGCGCCGCTGGCCCACCGCCTCGGCATCGGGCAGATCAAATGGGAACTCGAGGACCTCAGCTTCAAGTACCTTGATCCCGACGCCTACAGCTACCTGCAAAGCCGCCTGCGAACCCGTCAGGAGGAGCGCGAGGCCCACATTTTGCAGGCCATCGAGCAGCTCAGGACCGAACTGGCCGACGACATCGAGCTGTCGGAATGGGTCGAGGAAGAGGACATCGCCGGGCGCAGCAAGCACCTCTGGAGCATTCACAACAAGATGCAGAAGGAAGGCAAGGCCCTGGAGCAGATTTTCGATTTGCTGGCGATTCGCCTGATCCTGACGCCCAAGCCGGTGAGCGCCCCGCCGGGCCGTCAGAAGGACCGGGCCGAGGAAGCCCGCGAGAAGCGGGTCTGCTACCATTCGCTCGGCATCGTCCACAGCATGTGGTCACCGATTCCGGGGCGTTTCAAGGACTACATCGCGGTGCCCAAGCCCAACGGCTACCAGAGCCTGCACACCACCGTCATCAGCCAGGGCGGGCAGCCCATTGAGGTGCAGATCCGCTCGCGCCGGATGCACATGGTGGCCGAGTTCGGGGTGGCGGCCCACTGGATGTACAAGCAGGGCAGCACCCTGGCCCACAGGGAGCGCGAGGACTGGCTCTCGCAGATGCGCCAGCTCCAGCAGGACTTCACCGACGCCTCGGACTTCGTGGACGCGGTGAAAAACGACATCCTGGGCGGGCGGGTTTTCGTGTTCACGCCCAGGGGCGACACCGTCAGCCTGCCGCAGGGCGCGACCCCGGTGGATTTCGCCTACCACATTCACAGCCGCATCGGCGACACCACCATCGGCGCGCGGGTCAACAGCTCGATCGTCTCGCTGAGCCACAAGCTCAAGAACGGCGACATGGTCGAGATCGTCACCAACAAGAGCAGTACCCCCAGCCGCGACTGGCTCAATTTTGCCACCACCCGCAGCGCCCGCAGCAAAATCCGCCACCACTTCCGCATTCTGGAGCGCGGCGAGGCGCTGCAAAACGGCCACGACGTGCTGGAGAAGTACCTCCGCAAACGTCAGCTCCCGGTGCGCCAGCTGATGCGGACCAAGATTCTGGAGGATGTGAGCGTCAAGCTGGCCGGATCACGCAATCCCGACGATCTGTATCTGGCCATTCACGCTGGAAAGCTGACGCCGGGGGCGGTGGCCCGCGCGCTCGCGCCGCAACTCGAACAGGAGCAGCGCCCGGTCCGCGCGCCCATGCCGCGTCCCGTCGAACCCGGCGGCGTGTACGTGGAGGGCTTTAGCACCGTCACCAAGCTGGCGCACTGCTGCTCCCCGATTCGCGGTGATCAGGTCATGGGCTACCTCACGCGGGGCCGGGGCGTCACAGTGCACAGGATCGACTGTCCCAACATGGTGCGGCTGCTCAAATTCGAGCCGGAGCGCTGCGTGGCCGCTTCGTGGAATCCGGGGCAGCGCGGCAATACCATCGTGGACATCGACGTGGTGGCCGCCGACCGCAGCGGCCTGCTGAGCGACGTTCTGAGCTTGCTGGCGGCCCTCAAGCACAGCCCCATGAAGGTGGGCGCGGGCGTCGGCGCAGACAGCGTGGCGCACATCGCGCTGCGGCTGGCCGTCGAGGACCAGGCCGAGCTGATGGGCCTGGCCAACCAGCTCCGGGGCATCGACAGTGTCCTTGACGTGTTGCGGGTGGGCCGGGGCAACAAGAGTGTACCGAAGAGCTGA
- a CDS encoding YqjF family protein: MTDPAHPPYALRMNWERLCFMHWPVSADALQAHLPPGLTLDTFHGQAYLGVVPFLMSGVAPRGLPTVTGLSAFPELNLRTYVIDTEDKAGVWFFSLDAGQPIAVRLARLGFHLPYFDARMWSQRRGEVTEYASVRTHKGVTKGAFAAAYRPTGPAFESQEGSLEEWLTERYFLFSAAGNRMYRGPIWHRRWPLQRAEAEIRMNTLPDLIGVKLEGEPHLLYGEKQVVKAGLIGRVGNSP, translated from the coding sequence ATGACCGATCCTGCCCACCCACCCTACGCCCTGCGCATGAACTGGGAGCGGCTGTGCTTCATGCACTGGCCGGTCAGCGCCGATGCGCTGCAAGCCCACTTGCCGCCGGGCCTGACGCTCGATACCTTCCACGGGCAGGCGTACCTCGGCGTGGTGCCGTTTCTGATGTCGGGTGTGGCCCCGCGCGGCCTGCCCACCGTGACCGGGTTGTCGGCCTTCCCCGAACTCAACCTCCGAACCTATGTCATTGATACCGAAGACAAGGCGGGCGTCTGGTTTTTCAGTCTGGATGCCGGGCAGCCTATCGCCGTGCGGCTGGCGCGACTGGGCTTTCATCTGCCGTACTTCGACGCCCGGATGTGGAGTCAGAGGCGCGGCGAGGTCACCGAGTACGCCAGCGTCCGCACACATAAAGGCGTGACGAAGGGCGCATTCGCTGCTGCCTACCGGCCCACTGGCCCCGCTTTCGAGTCGCAGGAAGGCAGCCTGGAAGAATGGCTGACTGAGCGGTATTTCCTCTTCAGCGCCGCCGGAAACAGAATGTACAGAGGCCCGATCTGGCACCGGCGCTGGCCGCTGCAACGCGCCGAGGCGGAGATCAGAATGAACACCCTGCCGGATTTGATTGGCGTGAAGCTGGAAGGCGAGCCGCACCTGCTCTACGGCGAAAAGCAGGTGGTGAAGGCAGGGCTGATCGGGCGGGTGGGCAACTCGCCTTGA
- the rpsI gene encoding 30S ribosomal protein S9 has product MATEQFYGTGRRKTAVARVFLRPGEGKIVVNGKEFQNYFRGLLRAVHALQGFRETGTAGRYDAYITVAGGGPSGQADAIKLGISRALLKVNPDFRAQLKPKGLLKRDPREVERKKYGLKKARRAPQFSKR; this is encoded by the coding sequence ATGGCTACTGAACAGTTCTACGGCACCGGACGCCGCAAGACCGCCGTCGCACGCGTCTTCCTGCGCCCCGGCGAAGGCAAGATCGTCGTCAACGGCAAGGAGTTCCAGAACTACTTCCGGGGCCTGCTGCGCGCCGTGCACGCCCTCCAGGGCTTTCGCGAGACCGGCACGGCGGGGCGCTACGACGCCTACATCACCGTGGCGGGCGGCGGTCCCAGCGGCCAGGCCGACGCCATCAAGCTGGGCATCTCGCGCGCGCTGCTGAAGGTCAACCCCGACTTCCGCGCCCAGCTCAAGCCCAAGGGTCTGCTCAAGCGTGATCCCCGCGAAGTGGAGCGCAAGAAGTACGGCCTCAAGAAGGCCCGCCGCGCGCCGCAGTTCAGCAAGCGCTAG
- the rplM gene encoding 50S ribosomal protein L13 yields the protein MKTYVPDNNSTEQNWVVVDASDVPLGRLATLIASRIRGKHRPDFTPNIMNGDFVVVVNAEKVALTGKKMDQKVYTRYSGYQGGLKKETARTAIAKHPERVIEHAVFGMLPKGRQGRAMHPRLKVYAGEQHPHAAQQPTKLENK from the coding sequence GTGAAAACCTACGTGCCTGACAACAATTCAACCGAACAGAACTGGGTCGTCGTGGACGCCAGCGATGTGCCGCTGGGCCGCCTGGCGACCCTGATCGCCAGCCGCATCCGTGGCAAGCACCGCCCCGACTTCACGCCCAACATCATGAACGGCGACTTCGTGGTGGTCGTGAACGCCGAGAAAGTGGCGCTGACCGGCAAGAAGATGGACCAGAAGGTCTATACCCGCTACAGCGGCTACCAGGGCGGCCTCAAGAAAGAGACGGCCCGCACCGCGATTGCCAAGCACCCCGAGCGCGTCATCGAGCACGCCGTTTTCGGAATGCTGCCCAAGGGCCGTCAGGGCCGGGCCATGCACCCCCGCCTGAAGGTCTACGCAGGCGAGCAGCACCCCCACGCCGCCCAACAACCCACCAAGCTGGAGAATAAGTAA
- a CDS encoding uracil-DNA glycosylase, translating to MTQNTPQQMYKSNSSGRNVVPGWMRINPDKPDAIEIQLDIDASDLKRQQATLLIEYWPTPGELGLQSLLPVRAFTSSPESWCVFVPAQGQVLVRAIDTQPTPPLLSAHSIILDPTTVMGTVVNVSVKFPSEMTPVGNVGNLLLNN from the coding sequence ATGACCCAGAACACTCCTCAGCAGATGTACAAGAGCAACTCCAGCGGGCGCAACGTGGTGCCGGGCTGGATGAGAATCAACCCGGACAAGCCCGACGCCATCGAGATTCAGCTCGACATCGACGCCTCGGACCTCAAGCGCCAGCAGGCCACCTTGCTGATCGAGTACTGGCCGACGCCCGGCGAGCTGGGGCTGCAAAGCCTGCTGCCGGTGCGGGCCTTCACGTCGTCGCCGGAAAGCTGGTGCGTGTTCGTTCCGGCCCAGGGGCAGGTGCTGGTGCGCGCCATCGACACCCAGCCCACGCCGCCGCTGCTCTCGGCCCACAGCATCATCCTCGACCCCACCACGGTGATGGGCACGGTGGTCAATGTCAGCGTCAAATTCCCTAGCGAGATGACCCCAGTGGGCAACGTCGGGAATCTGCTGCTCAACAACTGA
- the glgB gene encoding 1,4-alpha-glucan branching protein GlgB produces MNDPLPLNYDLLQKLATADLVRPDQLLGAHVTTQNGVEGVRFAVWAPNAQHVSVVGDFNYWNGFGHPMERLDFGFWGLFVPQARAGHAYKYNITGQDGRTVQKADPYMQLSELRPATASIVWQSSHVWNDGDWLARRDPSAKQPISIYEVHLGSWARGLGNWYMNYRDLAHRLADYVDWLGYTHVELMGVMEHPFDGSWGYQVTGYYAPTSRFGTPDDFKYFMDHLHSRGIGVLLDWVPGHFPTDEHGLAHFDGGPLFEYADPRKGFHLDWNTYIFDYGRNEVVMFLIGSALKWLEEYHIDGLRVDAVASMLYLDFSRTDWVPNIYGGNENLEAVAFLKRLNDVVAHRVPGAVMIAEESTNFAAVTTPAPFGLGFHYKWAMGWMNDSLDYIQQDPIYRKYVHHKLTFFNVYRTSEKFVLALSHDEVVHGKKSLLRKMPGDQYAQMAGLRAFYAYMWTTPGKKLLFMGQEFAQDTEWNENIELPWFLTDQRDHRGVMLLVRELNRLYREYPALHAGDHDPEGLLWINADDADASTYSYLRRDPGSNDWLLVVLNMTPVYRENYPVGVPQGGHYQVLLDTDAGEYGGFGTQQGDLFAFEGGDHGQTHRLLLNLAPNSGLILRPLPEQAPLTELQSQVLPAQTTPDQPVQAHSAQIQPSQSQAAAPKTASGKARGKKKASSKSSRAGNASAELPQVDVAITSGEATTERPGDPT; encoded by the coding sequence ATGAACGATCCACTGCCGCTCAATTACGACCTGCTTCAGAAGCTGGCCACTGCCGATCTGGTGCGGCCCGACCAACTGCTGGGCGCACACGTCACCACCCAGAACGGGGTGGAGGGCGTCAGATTCGCGGTGTGGGCCCCCAATGCCCAGCATGTCAGTGTGGTGGGCGATTTCAATTACTGGAACGGCTTCGGGCACCCGATGGAGCGTCTCGACTTCGGCTTCTGGGGCCTCTTCGTGCCGCAGGCCCGCGCCGGGCACGCCTACAAGTACAACATCACCGGCCAGGACGGGCGCACTGTTCAGAAGGCCGATCCGTACATGCAACTCTCGGAACTGCGCCCCGCCACCGCCAGCATCGTCTGGCAGAGCAGCCACGTCTGGAACGACGGCGACTGGCTGGCTCGGCGCGATCCCAGCGCCAAGCAGCCGATCAGCATCTACGAGGTGCATCTGGGGTCGTGGGCGCGCGGCCTGGGCAACTGGTACATGAATTACCGTGATCTGGCGCACCGCCTGGCCGATTACGTGGACTGGCTCGGCTACACCCATGTCGAACTGATGGGCGTCATGGAGCATCCTTTCGACGGCTCGTGGGGCTACCAGGTGACCGGCTATTACGCGCCCACCAGCCGCTTCGGCACGCCCGACGACTTCAAGTATTTCATGGATCATCTGCACTCGCGCGGCATCGGGGTGCTGCTCGACTGGGTGCCGGGCCACTTCCCCACCGACGAGCATGGTCTGGCCCATTTCGACGGCGGGCCGCTCTTCGAGTACGCCGATCCGCGCAAGGGGTTCCACCTCGACTGGAACACCTACATTTTCGACTACGGACGCAACGAGGTCGTGATGTTCCTGATTGGCTCGGCCCTCAAGTGGCTGGAGGAATACCACATCGACGGCCTGCGGGTAGACGCGGTGGCCTCGATGCTGTATCTGGATTTTTCGCGCACCGACTGGGTGCCGAACATTTACGGTGGCAACGAGAACCTGGAGGCCGTCGCCTTTCTCAAGCGTCTCAACGACGTGGTGGCCCACCGGGTGCCGGGTGCCGTCATGATCGCCGAGGAAAGCACCAATTTTGCGGCCGTCACCACCCCGGCTCCCTTCGGCCTCGGCTTTCATTACAAATGGGCGATGGGCTGGATGAACGACTCGCTCGACTATATTCAGCAGGACCCGATTTACCGCAAATATGTCCACCACAAGCTGACGTTTTTCAACGTCTACCGCACCTCCGAGAAGTTCGTGCTGGCCCTGTCGCACGATGAGGTGGTTCACGGCAAGAAGAGTCTGCTGCGCAAGATGCCCGGCGATCAGTATGCCCAGATGGCCGGGCTGCGCGCTTTTTACGCCTACATGTGGACCACGCCCGGCAAGAAGCTGCTGTTCATGGGTCAGGAATTTGCCCAGGACACCGAGTGGAACGAGAACATCGAGCTGCCCTGGTTTCTCACCGACCAGCGCGACCACCGGGGCGTCATGCTGCTGGTGCGCGAACTCAACCGGCTTTACCGCGAATACCCGGCGCTGCACGCGGGCGACCACGACCCGGAAGGACTGCTGTGGATCAACGCCGATGACGCCGACGCGAGCACCTACAGCTACCTTCGCCGCGATCCCGGCAGCAACGACTGGCTGCTGGTGGTCCTCAACATGACCCCGGTGTACCGCGAGAACTATCCGGTGGGCGTGCCGCAGGGCGGGCACTATCAGGTGCTGCTGGACACCGACGCGGGCGAGTACGGCGGCTTCGGTACCCAGCAGGGCGATCTCTTCGCCTTCGAGGGCGGCGACCACGGCCAGACCCACCGCTTGCTGCTCAATCTTGCTCCCAACAGTGGCCTGATCTTGAGACCACTGCCGGAGCAAGCGCCGCTTACCGAACTGCAGTCCCAGGTCCTTCCGGCCCAGACGACCCCAGACCAGCCGGTTCAGGCACACTCAGCTCAGATACAGCCGTCGCAGTCGCAGGCTGCTGCACCCAAGACCGCCAGTGGCAAGGCCAGAGGGAAGAAGAAAGCCAGTTCGAAATCGTCCAGGGCCGGGAATGCCAGCGCCGAACTGCCGCAGGTTGACGTTGCCATCACCAGTGGGGAGGCCACCACCGAGCGCCCCGGCGACCCCACCTGA
- the hisH gene encoding imidazole glycerol phosphate synthase subunit HisH, with protein MTPPPDLDVLLLDYGAGNLRSAEKALVRAGMTVKVTGTPADLAGAAGIVVPGQGHFRQVMEAFDESGFREPLLSAVASGTPLLGICVGMQMLFEGSEEAPGVSGLGLIPGRVRRFTAQPGHKVPQMGWNSLQPVGDSPLLRGLTGGEGSAGYAYFVHSYYVPAEVPVDAGAVTEYGVPFWSVISRGNIHATQFHPEKSGALGLALLARFRQNVVESDFS; from the coding sequence GTGACCCCGCCGCCTGACCTGGACGTTCTCCTTCTTGACTACGGCGCGGGCAATCTCCGCAGCGCCGAAAAAGCCCTGGTGCGGGCGGGCATGACGGTCAAAGTGACGGGCACTCCCGCCGATCTGGCCGGAGCCGCCGGAATCGTGGTGCCGGGGCAGGGGCACTTCCGGCAGGTGATGGAGGCGTTTGACGAGAGCGGCTTTCGTGAACCGCTACTCTCGGCGGTGGCGTCCGGCACGCCGCTACTGGGCATCTGCGTGGGCATGCAGATGCTCTTTGAAGGCTCCGAGGAAGCGCCGGGCGTCTCCGGCCTGGGACTCATTCCCGGTAGGGTGCGGCGCTTCACCGCGCAGCCGGGCCACAAGGTGCCGCAGATGGGCTGGAACAGCTTGCAGCCGGTGGGCGACTCGCCGCTGCTGCGCGGCCTGACGGGCGGCGAGGGATCAGCGGGCTACGCTTACTTCGTCCACAGCTACTACGTGCCTGCTGAGGTGCCGGTGGACGCCGGGGCCGTCACCGAGTACGGTGTGCCCTTCTGGTCGGTGATCAGCCGGGGCAACATCCACGCCACCCAGTTTCACCCGGAAAAGAGTGGAGCGCTGGGACTGGCGCTGCTCGCCCGCTTCCGGCAAAACGTCGTGGAGTCTGACTTTAGCTAG
- the hisB gene encoding imidazoleglycerol-phosphate dehydratase HisB, protein MTRSATVHRQTLETDIRVELDLDTPGAALASGHGFFDHMLEQLSRHGRLGLTVQATGDLHIEPHHLIEDTGITLGQALSQALGDRKGIERYGSAFVPMDETLAHVVVDLSGRAHLAFEPETLDVWGSAGDFTHYHLREFLRGFCNHGGVTLHVRLLAGREAHHVIEAIMKAFARALRDAVAVTSADLPSTKGAL, encoded by the coding sequence ATGACCCGATCCGCCACCGTTCACCGTCAGACCTTAGAGACCGACATTCGAGTGGAACTTGACCTCGACACGCCCGGCGCAGCGCTCGCCAGCGGGCACGGCTTTTTCGACCACATGCTCGAACAGCTCTCGCGTCACGGACGGCTGGGCCTGACGGTGCAGGCCACGGGCGATCTACACATCGAGCCGCACCACCTCATTGAGGATACCGGCATCACGCTGGGACAGGCGCTCAGTCAGGCACTGGGCGACAGAAAAGGCATCGAGCGCTACGGCAGCGCCTTCGTACCGATGGACGAGACCCTGGCGCATGTGGTGGTCGATCTCTCGGGCCGCGCCCACCTGGCCTTCGAGCCGGAAACGCTCGACGTGTGGGGATCGGCGGGCGACTTTACCCACTATCATCTGCGCGAATTTCTGCGTGGATTCTGTAACCACGGCGGCGTGACCCTGCACGTGCGCCTGCTCGCGGGCCGGGAAGCGCACCACGTCATCGAGGCGATCATGAAGGCGTTCGCCCGTGCCCTGCGCGACGCGGTGGCGGTGACGAGTGCCGATCTGCCGAGCACCAAGGGCGCGCTGTGA
- a CDS encoding PIG-L deacetylase family protein — MTRLTGKTTRRRRPLLWLLALALIGTACTAVFTTQLTDTPSAALKAGQELLSKKTVLAIVAHPDDLEWYIGGTLRRLADNGANVQVVVATDGEKGPNRTRSPDLATTRRAEQAAAGTINGYTHITSLALPDRGVAKDPRFLPEIERIYDEVRPDAVFVFDPTYPSLPYLHVDHQGSAREFLKFWHTLGAGKPPVYLFQTRRPDAAVDISGVIDTKVRALAQHVSQNGGSGDNMRGFFAGAGESVGVGSAELFRVLRK; from the coding sequence ATGACCCGCCTCACCGGCAAGACCACCAGGCGTCGCAGGCCGCTGCTGTGGCTGCTGGCGCTGGCGCTGATCGGCACTGCCTGCACCGCCGTCTTCACGACGCAGCTCACCGACACGCCCTCGGCGGCGCTCAAGGCAGGCCAGGAGCTGCTGAGCAAAAAGACGGTGCTGGCCATCGTCGCCCACCCGGACGACCTGGAATGGTACATCGGCGGCACACTGCGGCGGCTGGCTGACAACGGAGCGAATGTGCAGGTGGTCGTCGCCACCGACGGCGAGAAGGGACCGAACCGCACCAGGTCGCCGGATCTGGCCACTACCCGCCGCGCCGAGCAGGCCGCCGCCGGAACAATCAACGGCTATACCCACATCACTTCGCTGGCCCTGCCCGACCGGGGCGTGGCCAAAGACCCCCGCTTTCTGCCGGAAATCGAGCGCATCTACGATGAGGTCAGACCCGACGCCGTGTTCGTCTTCGACCCCACTTATCCGTCGCTGCCTTATTTGCACGTCGATCATCAGGGATCGGCACGCGAGTTTCTGAAGTTCTGGCACACGCTGGGCGCGGGCAAACCGCCCGTCTACCTGTTCCAGACCCGGCGGCCCGACGCGGCGGTGGACATCAGCGGCGTCATTGACACCAAGGTGCGGGCCCTCGCGCAGCACGTCAGCCAGAACGGCGGCAGCGGCGACAATATGCGGGGCTTTTTCGCCGGAGCGGGCGAGTCGGTGGGCGTGGGCTCCGCCGAACTGTTCCGGGTGCTCAGAAAGTAG
- a CDS encoding DUF1801 domain-containing protein → MKPTGNADAETVSAKITERIAALPDWRGETLARVRQLIFETDPEMQEEWKWEKPTSPGIPVWSHEGGVCTGEVYQQAVKLTFFRGAAIADPERLFNASLTGGTRRAIDLREAEEIDEVAFKRLIGAAVAANVAARADRTARKKTTF, encoded by the coding sequence ATGAAGCCGACGGGCAACGCAGATGCTGAAACTGTTTCCGCCAAAATTACCGAACGGATTGCGGCGCTGCCAGACTGGAGAGGGGAGACACTGGCCCGCGTCCGGCAGCTCATTTTTGAGACCGATCCCGAGATGCAGGAGGAGTGGAAATGGGAGAAGCCGACCTCTCCTGGCATCCCGGTCTGGTCGCATGAAGGCGGCGTCTGTACGGGCGAAGTGTACCAGCAGGCCGTGAAGCTCACTTTTTTTCGCGGGGCCGCCATTGCCGATCCGGAGCGGCTCTTCAATGCCAGCTTAACCGGCGGGACGCGGCGGGCTATTGATCTGCGCGAGGCAGAAGAAATTGACGAGGTGGCCTTCAAGCGGCTCATCGGCGCGGCGGTGGCGGCCAATGTTGCCGCTCGCGCTGATCGGACCGCCAGGAAGAAAACTACTTTCTGA
- a CDS encoding helix-turn-helix domain-containing protein gives MKLHERLRELRSERGLRLKDVAETASISVPYLSDLERGRTNPSLDTLQTLAGAYNITVHDLLEGVEFYGQNTEGAMPKGLADLVADPTLGAQITPDWVRTLARIELRGKRPRDKGDWYEIYLHLKRILD, from the coding sequence ATGAAATTACACGAACGATTGCGCGAGTTACGCAGCGAGCGCGGGCTGCGCCTCAAAGACGTGGCGGAGACGGCCAGCATCAGCGTGCCCTACCTGTCCGACCTTGAGCGCGGACGCACCAACCCCAGCCTGGATACCCTCCAGACGCTGGCGGGGGCCTACAACATCACGGTGCACGACCTGCTCGAAGGGGTCGAGTTCTACGGACAGAACACCGAAGGAGCCATGCCCAAGGGACTGGCCGATCTGGTGGCCGATCCCACCCTTGGTGCTCAGATCACGCCTGACTGGGTGCGGACCCTGGCCCGCATCGAGCTGCGCGGCAAACGCCCACGCGACAAGGGTGACTGGTACGAGATCTACCTGCACCTCAAGCGCATTCTGGACTGA